A stretch of DNA from Pseudanabaena galeata CCNP1313:
TTGTAAATGCTCGGCAACTTCTCGATAGAGGTTGACAATATGCTCGTCTGCAAGGCTGTAATAAACATTACGCCCTTCTTTACGGTACGTGACTAATCTCGCCGATCGCAAAATTCGCAGTTGATGAGACACCGCAGAATCACTCATTTTCATGGCTACAGCCAAATCACAAACACATAGTTCTTGTCCTGCGAGAGCAGAGATGAGGCGCAATCGATGAGGGTCGGATAACACTGCAAAAAAATCTGCCATCTGTTGTGCTTGTTTGGGCGAGAATATCTCAGACTGACAAGCAACCACCTTATCTAGATGCACCAGATGAATCTCACAGGTTGGTGCATCATCAGTTTTTATAGGCTGTGTTTTTGACTTGGCTGGCATGGCAATAAAAATTGATAATCATTTTCAACTTCAATCTTACCAGAGCCTTATTTTTACTTTGAACCTTATTTAGTCCTTAAGCTATGCTTGCATATCCACTATCCCCATCATGCCAAGATCCTCATGGTCTAGTTATAGCTAATTAGAAAACTTTTCCTAATCTAGTTTATAGCTTTAACATCACTTTACATGGCTACCGCTATAGTACATCTGATGGGGAAGTGCATAGATTTTCCATTCGGGGACTAATCTGTAATCAACAAACAAGATTCTATCTCAAACAAATCCAGTAAATTCTGAACTAATAGACAATGGAAATATTGCTGAAGATATCAGACTCGATTAAGTTTCTTTCAAATAGATAATTGATATGAATGAAAAAGAGAATGTACAGTATCATATTAAACATTCTAGCCAAATAAATTAACCATTGATTGTCCGACAACTAAATGAATAGTGATCTAAACGACTAAAAAACTAACGAAAAATGTGCATTTGGCTCTACTTTACAAACAACTTAACAAAACGTCATATGCAACATGGAAAGACTAAAACTAACACTCTCAAATGCTGATTATCAGCAATGCCTAAAGCTTTGTCGCAAGGGGACTAGTCACATCTCTATGCTCAATCGCGCTCAAGTGTTGCTAGCTATGCACAATGGAGCCGCTATCCCAGCAATAATCAAGGTTCTAGGGATCGAAAGGACAGGGTTATGGCGACTGAGATCGCAATATCTCCGATGTGGTTTAAATGACGCTTTAGCAGATCATCGTCGTAAGCGTGATGTTGCAAATACAGCCTAAATCATCACTGTGTCCAGCTTCGGTGATTGACCAAAACAGGACTATGGTGCAAGATGCAGTCAAGCAAAGAAGCCCAATTTCTCCTATATTGAAAAAATGAAAACATCCTCAAACGATGGGATGAGAGTTACCTATACTCCTCATCGCAATGGTTCTAAATTCTTCAACAGAATTCAAGACCCACAGGTAGCAGCCTTAACCGCCACGATTGTCGGAATCGTCATTGCCTTCTCCTGTTCTAGAAGCATGTACCTGACCGCATTACTTGCCTTTATTGGCTTGCTGTTGGCTTTTCCCAAGACATTATTGATGCTGTATGGCAAAGTTGAGCAGCATTTGCGAAATCACAAGTACAGCCCTGTTTTATTGCTAGGAACGGGAATTGGCTTCCTGATCGGATTACTGTTGATTTTTACAATCGAGCCAGCCCAAGCCCAGTTTTTCAACAAAACCCAGACATGGTTAGGTGGTGCGATTCCTGGAATAGATGCATCTTTAGTTGCCTTAATCTTTAACGTGCTGCGAGCATTATTTGTGATTTATCTAGGGATTGGATTAGTAAAAGTGATCCAATCGGCTAGAAATGACGATGATTGGCAGCAATTAGCGCGTACTCCTTTGATTCTGGTGGTGACAGTGACTATGGGAGACATCCTAGCCGCAGTTATTACTGGGGTTTAGAAACCATGTCAGATGAGTACAAATTCCGTAAGGTCAATGCAATTCTGGGCGCAAGTCCGAAGATTGGTCCCTTTCCCACCGAACTGATTATTCCTTGGGCAATCATCAGCTTCACGCTATTTATGATTTGCTACGTGTTTCTGAATATGTCATGGCTGTGGGTATCAATAATCGTGGCATGGGGGGATACGACATGGTGGATTTTAACGGGTTCTAAACCCTATCGGTTTCTATCAAAATTCATCCCCGTACCAAGATGGACGCGAGGTGCGTATCGGTACAGGGATATGAGCAAACAGGAGCTAAAAAGATATGTCCGTCGCTAATCCAAAAGTTAATCGTAAAGGCTATAAGCACTTTGAAAAGGAGCTTGCCGTCGAATGCATCCTCAAATTCGAGCTGCGAGATCGGACAGTGAGTTGCTTTGTCCTTAAACAAGGTAACTCATCACTAGAATCATTGCAGTTTGTGTTTGGTTGGGAATCTAAAGGTATTCATACCACTCTGTCTGCTGAACAAGAAACTTCAATGTTTGACGCGATCCAATCGGGTTTGAAAGATATCCCTGATGGTGAGAAGCTGACAGTGCATTTTGGTTCGGTTAGCTCAGATCGCGATCGCCAAAATCAACTCCAAGAACTTTACGAACAAGCTGATACGCCGCAGTTAAAGTTTCTGGTGATGGGTGAAAAGCAAAGGGTACAGGAGCTATCCAAAGCAGGTTTGAGAAAACCTAAATTCCTACGCCTCTATGCAACCTACACGATTCGCGGATCGACTGCCGAGGGCAATGATGCTCTAGAAAAAGTGCTGGCTTGGGTGCAGAAGCTTTATCAGCAATTGGTTGGACAAGAAAAAGAAGCAGAGCAGGAGCGCCATGAGATTGCTTTTGCCAAAGCCTTTACCGATGGGTTTCTAAACTGGGAACAGATTCTATCCAATCGCATGGGTTTGGATTTGCGACCCTTAACAGATCGCGAACTGTGGGAACATCTCTGGCAACAATTTAACAGCAGTGAAGCACCACCGATTCCGCAATTGCTGGTGATGTCAGATCGCGGTGTGCAGGAACAGGTGACGACGCAAGTGCATATGAAAACATTATTGCTAGAGCGTCCTGACTCAATTCCCTTTGCTGATAATGGTTTCGTGCATCTAAAGGGTGAATATATTGGCGTACTCACCTTCATGGATAAGCCAGGCGGTTGGGTATCCAAGGGTAAACAGATGCGCTATCTCTGGGAAGCGATCGCCCGTGATGCGATATCAAACACCGAAGTTTTTTGTCAGTTCACAAGGGCAAATGAAACGATTGTCAAAGCGAATATGCAGCGTGTGACCAAGCAAAGCATTGTTTCGCAAGAGCAATCCGCTTCCTTGAATAACATCAATGTCAATGCTTCGTTAAAACAGCAAAGAGCAGTCAAAGCACAGGAAGCACTCTATGAGGGCGCAATTCCGATCAACGTGGCTGTAGCGATATTAATCCGCCGTCCTAGTCCCAATGCCCTTGATGATGCCTGTCGTTATTTTTGCAGTTGTTTTCAACGTCCTGCATGGGTAGAGCGGGAAACTGAATATGCGTGGTTGATGTGGAAACAGACCTTACCAATTACGGTTGGCAATTTGTTAGCTCAACCCTTTCCCCGCCGTCATGTTTATCTATCTGATGAAGCGGTTGCTTTTACGGGTTGTGTTATGCCCAGATCGGTCGATGAGACTGGCTTTGAATTGATTACCGAAGAAGGCGGTATGCCTCTGTATCTGGATGTGCGAAAGCATCGGAATATTGGTATTTTTGCGACCACTCGGGCGGGTAAGTCGGTATTGGTATCAGCTTTTATATCGCAAGCCTTATGCAACAACCAGCAAATTGTTGCGCTTGATTTCCCGAAACCTGATGGTACGAGTACGTTTACGGACTACACCCGTTTTATTGGCGATATAGGCGCATATTTCGATATCAGTAAAGAGTCATCAAACCTACTCGAACTGCCAGATTTAAGAGCATTCGCCTCTGAGCAAGCGGAAGAGCGTCTGCGAGATTTCAAATCCTTTGTGGAATCAGCGCTGATGACGATGGTATTCGGAGCAAGTCAGCATGACCTATCCTCATCGGAAAGACAACTGCGGCAACTAATTCGGGCTTTGTTAGTGCCTGTGGTTAATGCCTTCTTTGATGACGAGCAGATTAAATCCCGATACGATCTGGCGATCGCCGATGGATTCGGTACTGAAGCATGGAGTCAGATGCCCACCCTGTCAGATTTCTTGGATTATTTTCTGCATCAAGGAAAATCTGAGATTGAGGCGGATGTAGCAAGCAGCGAACAGATCGATCAAGCTACCAATCAAATCACGATTCAATTACGGTTTTGGCTAAACTCTCGCATTGGTCAAGCGATTTCACGTCCATCTACGTTTCGCAGTGATGCGCGACTGTTGGTATTTGCGCTGCGAAACTTATCGGAAGCGGAAGATGCTGCCATACTTGCCCTATCTGCATACTCAGCAGCCCTCAGACGTGCTTTATCATCGCCAGCCAGTATCTTGTTTATTGATGAAGCCCCGATCCTGTTTGAATATCCGACGATCTCAGAAATGGTAGCGCGGCTCTGTGCCAATGGAGCTAAGGCTGGTATCAAGGTGATTATTTCCGCCCAAGACCCTGACACGATCGCCAGATCGCCATCGGCTTCCAAGATTCTCCAAAACCTATCAACGAGATTGATTGGCAGAATTCAACCCTCGGCAGTAGATAGTTTTGTCAGCATTCTCAAATATCCCAGAGCGGTGATTGCTCAGAATGCGGAGGAGCGCTTTTACCCCAAACGGGAATCGATTTATTCGCAATGGTTACTGGACGATGGCGGGATTTATACCTTCGTGCGCTTCTTTCCCAGCTATATCCAGCTTGGAGTTGTGGCAAATAACCCCGACGAGCAGGAAGCGCGTACTGCTTTCATGGATTCGCTAGCAGATCCATACAAAGGATTAGCTGCTTTTTCGCGAGAGATGGCTAGTGCTTTGCGAGATGGGCGCAAGCTCAAATTACCTGAAGCCGTCCTTTGATTTCCAATTCTGAGCAACTTTCCTACAAAACTATGAAAATCAATCGTCTAACCTACAAAGCGATCGCCATCAGTTTCGTTACTTGTTCGCTAATTCTGACGAGTCCCAGAGATGCAAGTGCGCTCCAATTACCAGTTCCCACGGAACTTACAGGATTAATCGCGCAGGTCAATCAACTGATTACCTCGATTAACTCTGGTGACTTCCTGAAAGCGCAACTAGACAAGGCGCTGGGACAATACCTGCCCCAAGTTCAAGCCGCAATTACCCAATCAATTGGACAACTAGGCATCCCAGACCCTAGCAAAGCTGAAGCAGCCGTACTTGCCTCGATTAAAGGCGCATTTAACAGCGCTGGGTTAAATGGCACCTTTACAAATCAAGGGATGGTTACTGCTTCAGTTACCAATACTTCTATCCAAAATGTCTTGGGAGAAGAAGGGCAAGCAAGGCTGAAGAAAACCCTTGAAGAGATGATGCTCAACGCTCAGAATGTCGGACAGCTATCGCTAAATACAACTACAGGCGCTCAAACCAATGCCGCGATCGCTAGCACCGCCCAACAAATCGCGGCAAACTCAGTCAGCTTTGCTCAGAGTGCATTTTCTAGCGCTCAACAGGTAGATATGCTATCGCAGCAAGCGCAAGGAGCCGTAGCCACACAGGATGTACTCAAAATTGTGGCGCAACAAAATTCGGGCAATTCGGCAATTCTCTCGAATATTGCTTCCCAGTTTGGCAACAATGCCAATCAGCTTGGTAATGTTGCCAATCAAATTAGCGTGCTATCCGACCAGAATGCTCAAGTCGCCGAACAAAATAGCCAACGCACTCAGATCGAGGCGCAGCAACTTGCTTTGCAAGTACAACAAACTCAGCAAGGTGCAACCTCCCTGCTCAATCTTGACCAGATTAATACCGCCCTCAAAGGCGATCGCCAAGAGCGGGTGATGGAACGCAACTCTACGATTCAACAACGGATGCCCTATACCTTCCTACGCTAAAGAGATTAACCATGCTGATTGCTCAAGTTATTGTCAACAATTCAGAGGAGGTATCACTAGCCGTGCAGGGAGCATGGCAAGATACGTGGGAACTTGCCTTCAATGGCACTCTCTACAAAGCTCTTACCAATCTCGGACTCATTATTGCCGTAGCTTCTTTGCTGCTATGGACAATCCAATTTACCAAGAACCTGATTGATGACCAGAGTTATCGACAATTCGGTGAATTAATCTGGCCGATCATCGTGATTGTGCTGCTCACCAATGGCGGTCAAAACCTAATTGGGCTAACCAATGGGATGCGGACAGTAATCAACAATGCCAATAACTCGGTGCTAGGTGCGATTACCTCAACCGCCAAATTAGAGAAAACCCTATCCGCCCTAGCCGATTTCTCTGTTGCCCAAGAGCAAATAATTGCCTATCGCCAGCAATGCAATAGCATCACTAAAAATACGGAAATGCAAGCTTGCTTGCAAGAAGTGAATACCAAAGCACAAGCATTGCTGAGTGGATATGAAACAAACTACGGTGCAGTGGCGGCGGCTTTGATTGGCAAGTTAAAAAAACAAATCGATAAGGCAAGCGAAAACCCACTGGAAGCAGTTACGAATCTGTTCCCCGGCACAATCATTGCCCGCTCAATTATGTTGGCGGCGATCGAGACTTTTATGATCGCCATGCAGTCGGCTTTTCAGGCACTGATTGAAGTCGGGTTTCTGCTCACAGGTTTACTCGGTCCCCTTGCCGTCGGTGCTTCACTGCTACCTATCGGCGCAAAGCCACTCTATGCATGGATGACAGGATTCTGGTCATTGGGCATGGCAAAGCTAAGTTTGAACATCATTACAGGACTTGCCGCCACCGCGATCGCTGCTTCCGCCCAATTAGATACGCTCTCGATCGCAATTACCCTTGGACTGCTTGCGCCAATTCTTGCCCTAGCCCTATCGGCTGGTGGCGGTATGGCTATCTTCAGTGCCATTCTTTCGGCAGCAAGTGCGGCGGCTTCGGCAGGTTTAAATATCGGGCTACGAATTTCTAAGTAGGTAATCAAAATGAATTCATATACAGAAAGCACAACAGATGAAACTACTGCTTTGCATAGTTTTATTCCTGCGCCATCCTCTCCCAGTAAAGCCAAAACTCCTAAAGATGTACTGGTCGTCTCCATCCTGTTTGGCATATTGGGCTTATCGGCTCTCAATAGCTTGGGACTAATTGCCCTGACGGGGGCATATCTCTCCCTTGCTTCCCAGAAACCACCAACATTGGTGCA
This window harbors:
- a CDS encoding COG3415 family protein, which produces MERLKLTLSNADYQQCLKLCRKGTSHISMLNRAQVLLAMHNGAAIPAIIKVLGIERTGLWRLRSQYLRCGLNDALADHRRKRDVANTA
- a CDS encoding ArsR/SmtB family transcription factor, whose protein sequence is MPAKSKTQPIKTDDAPTCEIHLVHLDKVVACQSEIFSPKQAQQMADFFAVLSDPHRLRLISALAGQELCVCDLAVAMKMSDSAVSHQLRILRSARLVTYRKEGRNVYYSLADEHIVNLYREVAEHLQEV